DNA sequence from the Gordonia polyisoprenivorans genome:
TCGACCGCGGCACGCCGCAGCACTCCATCACCACACCGGCATAGAACTCGACGTTGGCGTACCGCGGCTGATCGGGGTGGGCCTGTGCCAGGACCTCGGTGATGGCTGCCTCGGCGGCGATGGCCTGCTCGACGAGGGGCCCGCCGAGTTCACCGGCAATGTCCCGCAACATCATTGCGCGCGGATCAGCAGTGCGATAGACGGCATGCCCGAACCCCATGATGCGCCGGTGCTCGTCGATCTGACGACGGGCCCACTCGGCGGGGTCTCCGAACGCGGCGATCTCGTCCAGCGCATCGAGTGCGCGATCGGGTGCACCACCGTGCAGCGGCCCCGAGAACGAACCGATGGCCCCGCACACCGCCGCGACGACGTCGGCGCCGGTGGAGGCGATGACCCGGGCGGTGAACGTCGATGCGTTGAAACCGTGGTCGATCGTGGCGATCAGATAGTGCTCGATGGCCCGCACGTGCTCCTGCGTCGGCTCCCGACCGGATATCAGGTACAGCCAGTTGGCCGCCGCGGACAGGTCGCGGCGCGGCTGCAGCGGCTCCTCACCGGCACGGATGCGGGCGAGCGCACCGAGGATCGTCGGGGTGAGGGCGGCCACCCGAATGGCGTCGGTGCGGCGCTGTTCGTCATCGCTGTCCCAGAGCGGCCGGACCCCGGTCGCGCTGCCCGCCGCCGAGAGCACGGTGCGCAGCCCCGACAACGAGTCCCGCTCACCACCGAGCAGCGCCGCCGTGGTGAGGATGCCCCCGACCTCGGGCGGCAGCACCGACATCCGGTGCACCACCTCGACGAAATCGTCGAGTTCGGCGGCACTCGGCAGATGGCCGTACAGGAACAGGAACCACACCTCCTCGAATGAGCGGGTGCGCGCCAACTCGATCGCCGAGTACTGGCGGTAGTGGTAGAAGCCCTCGGCGCCACGCACGTCGCCGATCTCGGTGTCGGCGACGACGAGGTCGTGTAGCCCCGGCGGGGCGATCAGTGGTTCGGTCATCACAACTCCTGACGCTGCTGGAGACCGCTCCGTCGGCGGCTCCGTGCTCTCAGGGTGGCGAGGTTGAGCGGTGTGGTCAATGTTGATTCAATCAATGTGTGACCCGCCCGCACACCCGCCGATTCCCGACACCCATCCGGCACGACGGGCGCGACTACCTGACCACCGAGCAGGTCGCGAAGGTGTTGGGCGTCAAGCTCTCCACCGTCTACGCCTACGTCAGCCGCGGGCGCCTGCACAGTTCCCGCATCGCCGGATACGACGGCAGTATGTTCGCCGTCGACGAGGTCGACGGGCTCCTGCAGGGCTCGCGACATCGGCCGCCGGCCGGCGTCGCCGAACGCATCCGCACCCAGCTGACCTATCTGCACGACGATCGGCTGCACTATCGTGGCC
Encoded proteins:
- a CDS encoding citrate/2-methylcitrate synthase yields the protein MTEPLIAPPGLHDLVVADTEIGDVRGAEGFYHYRQYSAIELARTRSFEEVWFLFLYGHLPSAAELDDFVEVVHRMSVLPPEVGGILTTAALLGGERDSLSGLRTVLSAAGSATGVRPLWDSDDEQRRTDAIRVAALTPTILGALARIRAGEEPLQPRRDLSAAANWLYLISGREPTQEHVRAIEHYLIATIDHGFNASTFTARVIASTGADVVAAVCGAIGSFSGPLHGGAPDRALDALDEIAAFGDPAEWARRQIDEHRRIMGFGHAVYRTADPRAMMLRDIAGELGGPLVEQAIAAEAAITEVLAQAHPDQPRYANVEFYAGVVMECCGVPRSMFTPTFAVSRVVGWCANILEQARSRKIIRPAARYVGPPPAEPAAVPD